A genome region from Euphorbia lathyris chromosome 4, ddEupLath1.1, whole genome shotgun sequence includes the following:
- the LOC136226949 gene encoding B3 domain-containing transcription factor VRN1-like isoform X1, giving the protein MASDRRRNNQPLSEPERPRFFKLILDDQGKLVFPRKFVRNHGHHLSSHVMLKVPSGAKWEVDVIKSDGQIWLQKGWPEFVKYYSISYAHFLVFEYEKENGDFNVTIFDKTATEIEYPSSFSHEKNMVDEAKEPDVSVQISDPPSRKTLTRHIPKGNRKKLIEKESSSKEQNLVLSNPPQAAKNFNSPNPSFKAPIISDCLNRGRLYITRTFFKNIEPGTKATMLEVNNRFWPVKLLNYPHLGRAALSAGWKAFAKDNSLNVGDVCSFEMINTSDQTLLMKVSIARDSPICLLTNGDDEKLECPVSKVEETRIEIPDKLSSKRKEKSPLSSSRPRKDMKNVENFTDMIGEDTIVEVKKEKGIHTEIPTLIGRGSACSLVVFEMKEKQ; this is encoded by the exons ATGGCTTCTGACAGGAGGAGAAACAATCAACCGCTGTCTGAACCAGAGAGACCTCGGTTTTTTAAGCTAATTCTTGATGATCAAGGGAAATTG GTCTTTCCAAGAAAATTTGTAAGAAATCATGGACATCATCTGTCAAGCCATGTGATGTTGAAGGTCCCTAGTGGTGCAAAATGGGAAGTTGACGTAATAAAAAGTGACGGTCAGATTTGGTTACAAAAGGGATGGCCAGAATTTGTTAAATATTACTCAATTTCTTATGCACATTTTCTAGTATTTGAATATGAAAAGGAGAATGGTGATTTCAATGTTACAATATTTGATAAAACTGCCACAGAGATAGAATATCCATCCAGTTTCAGTCATGAGAAGAATATGGTTGATGAAGCAAAAGAACCTGATGTTTCTGTTCAAATATCGGACCCGCCATCAAGAAAAACATTGACCCGCCATATTCCCAAAG GTAATAGAAAGAAATTGATAGAGAAAGAAAGTAGCAGCAAGGAACAAAACCTTGTACTTTCAAATCCTCCTCAAGCTGCCAAAAACTTTAACTCTCCAAATCCATCCTTCAAAGCACCAATTATATCAGACTGTCTGAATCGTGGGAGATTG TACATTACCAGAACTTTTTTCAAGAACATCGAGCCAGGAACAAAAGCCACAATGTTAGAGGTTAACAATAGATTTTGGCCTGTGAAACTGCTTAATTATCCACATCTTGGGAGAGCGGCACTATCTGCAGGATGGAAGGCCTTTGCAAAGGACAATTCTCTGAATGTGGGAGATGTTTGCTCCTTTGAAATGATTAATACTAGTGATCAAACTCTGCTGATGAAGGTTTCCATTGCGAGGGATTCACCCATATGTTTACTAACTAATGGAGATGATGAAAAACTAGAATGCCCAGTGTCTAAGGTTGAAGAAACCCGAATTGAAATTCCTGATAAGCtatcaagcaaaagaaaagagaaatcaCCATTATCATCTTCTCGGCCTCGTAAGGATATGAAAAATGTAGAGAATTTCACTGACATGATAGGGGAAG ATACTATCGTTGaagtaaagaaagaaaagggtatTCATACTGAAATTCCTACTTTAATCGG AAGAGGGTCTGCCTGCTCACTCGTGGTGTTCGAAATGAAGGAAAAGCAATGA
- the LOC136226949 gene encoding B3 domain-containing transcription factor VRN1-like isoform X2, whose translation MASDRRRNNQPLSEPERPRFFKLILDDQGKLVFPRKFVRNHGHHLSSHVMLKVPSGAKWEVDVIKSDGQIWLQKGWPEFVKYYSISYAHFLVFEYEKENGDFNVTIFDKTATEIEYPSSFSHEKNMVDEAKEPDVSVQISDPPSRKTLTRHIPKGNRKKLIEKESSSKEQNLVLSNPPQAAKNFNSPNPSFKAPIISDCLNRGRLYITRTFFKNIEPGTKATMLEVNNRFWPVKLLNYPHLGRAALSAGWKAFAKDNSLNVGDVCSFEMINTSDQTLLMKVSIARDSPICLLTNGDDEKLECPVSKVEETRIEIPDKLSSKRKEKSPLSSSRPRKDMKNVENFTDMIGEDTIVEVKKEKGIHTEIPTLIGGSACSLVVFEMKEKQ comes from the exons ATGGCTTCTGACAGGAGGAGAAACAATCAACCGCTGTCTGAACCAGAGAGACCTCGGTTTTTTAAGCTAATTCTTGATGATCAAGGGAAATTG GTCTTTCCAAGAAAATTTGTAAGAAATCATGGACATCATCTGTCAAGCCATGTGATGTTGAAGGTCCCTAGTGGTGCAAAATGGGAAGTTGACGTAATAAAAAGTGACGGTCAGATTTGGTTACAAAAGGGATGGCCAGAATTTGTTAAATATTACTCAATTTCTTATGCACATTTTCTAGTATTTGAATATGAAAAGGAGAATGGTGATTTCAATGTTACAATATTTGATAAAACTGCCACAGAGATAGAATATCCATCCAGTTTCAGTCATGAGAAGAATATGGTTGATGAAGCAAAAGAACCTGATGTTTCTGTTCAAATATCGGACCCGCCATCAAGAAAAACATTGACCCGCCATATTCCCAAAG GTAATAGAAAGAAATTGATAGAGAAAGAAAGTAGCAGCAAGGAACAAAACCTTGTACTTTCAAATCCTCCTCAAGCTGCCAAAAACTTTAACTCTCCAAATCCATCCTTCAAAGCACCAATTATATCAGACTGTCTGAATCGTGGGAGATTG TACATTACCAGAACTTTTTTCAAGAACATCGAGCCAGGAACAAAAGCCACAATGTTAGAGGTTAACAATAGATTTTGGCCTGTGAAACTGCTTAATTATCCACATCTTGGGAGAGCGGCACTATCTGCAGGATGGAAGGCCTTTGCAAAGGACAATTCTCTGAATGTGGGAGATGTTTGCTCCTTTGAAATGATTAATACTAGTGATCAAACTCTGCTGATGAAGGTTTCCATTGCGAGGGATTCACCCATATGTTTACTAACTAATGGAGATGATGAAAAACTAGAATGCCCAGTGTCTAAGGTTGAAGAAACCCGAATTGAAATTCCTGATAAGCtatcaagcaaaagaaaagagaaatcaCCATTATCATCTTCTCGGCCTCGTAAGGATATGAAAAATGTAGAGAATTTCACTGACATGATAGGGGAAG ATACTATCGTTGaagtaaagaaagaaaagggtatTCATACTGAAATTCCTACTTTAATCGG AGGGTCTGCCTGCTCACTCGTGGTGTTCGAAATGAAGGAAAAGCAATGA